CGCCACTCGCCCGAAATGCTCGACGACATCCGCAATTTCCTCGAGCAACAGCGTCTATATGGGGTTTTGCTGCTTCCCCCGATCTCCGAAAACGACGACTTGGCGGCCCTCTGCGAAGAGATGGGCTGCGCCTATGTCCGCATGGGTTCCGCCGCGCTGGACGATGCGAGCCACATGGTCGCCTCGAACGACCGGGAGATGGTGGAAAGCGCGGTCGACTACCTTGTGGCGCAGGGACACCGGCAAATCGCAATCATACAGGGTCCGAAAGGCTTTCGTTCGGCATTCGAGCGCCGCGAGGGATTCCTCAATGCCATGCGTCGGCACGGGCTGGACGTTCCGGGTGGTTACATAGCCGAGGGAACCTATCGTTTCGATTCGGGCATCGCTGCCGCCGAGCACCTGCTCTCGCAAGGACCGCGCCCGACCGCCATCTTCTCCAGCAATGATGAAATGGCCGCCGGCGCAATGCATGCGGCGCGGGTGCGCGAAATATCCGTTCCCGACGACCTGTCGATCATTGGCTTCGACGACTCTCCGATCGCTGCCCATATCTGGCCCCCGATGACGACCGTCAGTTGGCCCATACGGGAGATGGCGAAGGCGGCGGCACTGAAAATCATCGACCCGTCGAACGACGAAGCTAGCCGCGCCATCTTTCCCGCCAGACTGGTCCATCGTTCTTCCGTCACGTCAATCGTAAAAGAATAATTGCAATGAGTGGTTGAATTCGACTCGCATCTGCCGCTATACCCAAGAATGACACCGGTTTCCTAAATCCGTCCGTGTGAAGAATCGAGAGACAGCAGCGGCCCGGTCGGAGGTTCAAGAGAGGTTTTTATGAAGGTTGCCCTAATCGTCGAGAACAGCCAGGCCGCCAAGGCGGAGATTATCCATGATGCGCTGAGCTCGGTTGCCGGATCGTTCGGCCATGAAGTGCATCACTATGGAATGTATTCGGCCGAGGACGATGCTTCGCTCACCTATGTCATGAACGGACTGCTTGCGGGTATCCTGCTTAATTCCAGAGCGGCCGATTTCGTGGTAACGGGCTGCGGCACCGGCATGGGGTCGATGCTTGCATGCAACGCGATGCCGGGCGTCTTTTGCGGCCTCGTAATCGATCCCACGGATGCCTTCCTGTTCAGCCAGATCAACGATGGTAACTGCATGTCGATGCCCTATGCCAAAGGCTTCGGCTGGGCGGCGGAGCTCAACCTGCAGGATTGCTATCGGAAGATTTTCGAGAATGAAGGCGGCGCGGGCTACCCGAAGGAGCGCGCCGAAGTCATGGCGAAAAACCGCGGCATCCTGAAGGATCTCAAGGCTGCCTCCTGCAACGATATGCTGACCGTGCTCAAGAATGTCGACCAAGACCTGCTCAAGGCTGCGGTCGCCGGCGAAAAGTTCTCAGAACTGTTTTATGCAAATTCGCAGAACGACGAGATAAGCGAGTATCTTCGCGGGGTTACGGGCTGAGCGACAAGGTGGGTACTTGGCGGATCAAGTGCGAGAGAGGCAGATGACTTCCAGTCCATTCGACCTGACCGGTCGCACGGCAATCGTGACCGGTGCCAATACCGGGATCGGCCAAGGCATTGCGGTTGCGCTTGCGAAGGCCGGAGCGGGAATCGCGCTGGTCGGCCGCAGTGCAGCTACCGAAACCGAGAAGATGGTCGAAGGCGCCGGGCGCAAGGCCATCCAGATCGAGGCCGATCTTTCGTCGATTGCGCCGGTGGCCGAGGTGGTCGCTGAAACCATCGCCGAGCTCGGCCGCGTCGATATCCTCGTGAACAATGCGGGGATCATCCGGCGCGAGGATGCGCTCGAATTCTCGGAGCAGGACTGGGATGCGGTGCTGGACACCAATCTCAAGTCGCTGTTCTTTCTGACCCAGGCCGTCGCGCGCCACATGGTCGGCTGGTCGAGCCAGCATGGAGACCGGGGCAAGATCGTCAACATCGCCTCCATGCTGACCTTCCAAGGCGGTGTCCGGGTTCCGAGCTACACTGCTTCCAAGAGCGGGGTGGGAGGGCTGACGAAATTGCTGGCGAACGAATGGGCGCCCAAGGGCATCAACGTCAATGCGATTGCTCCCGGCTATATCGCAACCAACAACACCGCCGCATTGCAGGCCGATGAGCTGCGAAACCGCCAAATCATGGAACGGATTCCCGAAGGCCGCTGGGGCGAGCCTGCCGACATCGGAGGCGCCGCGGTTTTTCTTTCGAGCAAGGCTGCAGATTATATCCAGGGACACATCCTTGCGGTGGACGGCGGGTGGCTGGCGCGATGAGCGCGACGGCCGGACACAAGTCGGTCGTCTGTTTCGGCGAGATGCTGCTGCGTCTCTCACCGCACTCGGGAACGCCCCTGACGAGGGCCGATGCGCTTGCCCTTCACGCGGGTGGAGCGGAAGCCAATGTCGCGATCGCGCTTGCAGGTCTTGGCCAGTCGGCGCGCATGGTGACGGCCCTTCCCGATAACGCGCTGGGCCGGCGCGCGCGCGCGGCGCTGGGTGAAGCGGGGGTCGACACCGCCCATTGCATGAATGGGGAGGGGCGGCTCGGTCTTTATTTCTTCGAGCCTCCGACTGGTCCCATCGGTGGCCGTGTGAGTTACGACCGCGCCGCAAGCGCTTTCGTCAATGCTTCACCGGACGACTTCGACTGGTCCGCAATCCTTGACGGAGCGGGCCTGCTTCACCTTTCGGGAATTACCCCGGCGCTCGGCCCCTCGGGAGTCGCGCTCGCTCGCGCGGCCATCGCAGCGGCGCGCGAACATGACGTGCCAATATGCTTCGACGGCAATTATCGTTCGAACCTGTGGGAAGCCTGGGACGTCGACCCGCGCGAAATCCTGACCGAACTGGTGTCGGAAGCCACCATCCTGATCGGCAACCACCGCGATATCTCGCTTCTGCTTGGGCACGAATTTTCGGGCGAGGGGCCGGATCGCCGAAGGGAAGCGGCCGCCGCTGCGTTTTCCGCTTTCGGCAAACTTCAGACCATCGCTTCGACGGCGCGGCATGTCGACAGCGCGACCGCTCAACGCCTGGCGTCTCGCATCGACCTGCGCGAGAGCCACTGGCAGACCGAAGAGGTTCGCATCGATCCCGTGATCGATCGGATCGGTACCGGCGATGCCTTTGCCGCAGGCGCACTAATGCGTTGGCTGGAAGGGGGTTCGGCGCAGGACATGGCCAAGACGGGCCTGTCTCTGGCGGTAATGAAACATGGCATCGTGGGCGATAATCTTTCGGTATCGAGGGCGGAACTCGACGCTTTCGATCCTGCCGGGGCCGATGTCAGGCGCTGAGGGGGTCGATCGTCGCACGCTGATCGGTGCGGCGCTGGCTGGTGGTATCTTGGCCGCGGTTCCCGGGCTTGCGCAGGATGCGGCGATGCCTCTCAGTGCCGAACCGGTGGATGCTCCCGATGGCCGTTACGATGCGCGCAGCGCCGGCCGTGCATGGTCCTACCCGCTGATCCGCTATGCCCGGGCAGAGCGATTCCGAGCCCCCGTGCCGGTTCGGTCGGCAGAACAGCTGTCGGGTAAATGGAGCGATATTCCGGCGTGCCCGCAGCAGTCGGAAACCTACTCGCACGAGGCCGAGGACTGCCTCTTCCTCAACGTCTGGGCCCCCGGGACCACGAGCGAAGCACGGCCCGTGATGGTCTATTTTCATGGCGGCGCCTATTCGAATGGCTCGGTAGGCGACCCGGTCAATGACGGCGCGCGGCTGGCGGAGCGCGGGGATGTAGTGGTCGTGACAGTGAATCATCGCCTCAACGCGCTCGGCTATCTTTATCTGCCTGACCGCTTCCCCGACAGTGGCAATAACGGTCAGCTCGACCTGATCTGTGCCCTTCAATGGATTCAGCGCAACATCGCGGCGTTCGGTGGGGATCCCGATAATGTCACGGTGTTCGGACAGTCTGGTGGAGGCGCCAAGATCGCGACCCTGATGGCGATGCCAGCTGCCGCGGGTTTGTTTGCCAAGGCCATCACGATGAGTGGGCAACAGGTCACAGCGAGCGGTCCGCTCAACGCGGCAAAACGCACGGCCGCATTTCTCGAGGCGTTGGGGGAGGGCATCGATCCCGCAATGGTGCCGGTAGACTATCTGATTGCCGCACTGTCCGCGACCGATCCTGTCCTTGGCGGCGGGCTCTATATGGGCCCTGTGCTCGATATGCGAAATCTACACCGCCATCCTTTCTGGCCGGACGCTCCGCCGCAATCGCATCACATCCCGATGATGCTCGGCAACACGGTTATGGAAACGCGCGCCTTCTATTCTCCGGAGCGGCCGCCCGTTGCGGGGCTGACGATGGAAAATCTGGCGGAGCGGATTGCACCGCAGATGCGGGTCGACATCGAACCGAACTGGGTCGTAGGCCAATTCCGCGCACGCTATCCCGAGGCAGCGGCGCTCGAGCTGTTTCACCGCATTGTCACTGCCGCACGGAGCTGGCGCGGCCAGGTGGAAGAGGCCGAGGCACGGGCAGGCGCCGGATCGCCTTCAGCCGACCGTACGTGGGTGTACCAACTCGATTTCGAACAGGCGAAACACACCGACGATATCGCATTGTCTTTCGGCACTGTGTCCGCGCCGACCCCGGCTCAGCAGGTCATGAGCGACGCTTTGATGGATGCTTTCGTGCGTTTCGCCCGGTCTGGCGATCCAGGCTGGCCAACATACGATGTTGCTCGTCGTCAGACCATGGTGTTCGACACTGTCAGCCGAGTGGAGAACGACCCCAGGTCATGGGAACGCGAACTGTTCGCCCGCGTGCCCTATATTCAACCCGGCAGCTGAAAGCGGTTCAGCGCGAGACAGGGTAGGCGATGATGATCGAGAGGGGTTCATCGCCGGTCTGCCGGATACCGACGACTGCGTTTTCATAGAGATAGGCTGCCATGCCGGAGGTCAATTCGGCTTCGATGCCGTGCGAGATGACAACACCTGTGCCCGACGTCACGTAGTAAACCTCGTCATGCGAAATCGGGTGTGCCCCGACCGCTGCGCCGATGTCGAGCACGCGGCGGCGGAACTCCATGGTGCGTGGCTGGGGCGCGGCATCGCTTATTCGGTAGGCGGTAGACATGCCGATGGCGCCGTGAGGGGGCGCTTCCCGTTTCATGACGTCGCCTTCGGTGACAACCACCATGGGAGGGGCTTCGCCGCGGATCGTTTCGGGCTGCGAAACGCTGGAAGCGCATCCGACCAGCACAAGCGCGATCGGGAGGGTGGCAGTTCTGCGCATCACTTCCCACCGGCTCGCATCATCCGGTCGCGCGGAGACAAATGCTCCTGCGCACCAGCCTTTTGTCCGGGATAAATGCGTGATTTCGGGGTCATGGTCGCAAGGTTCCAAGCACTTTCTTCGAAGCTGGCGGCACTGCTTTCAATTTGGGGATAACCGCCGACTTCGCTTTCATCGTCGATGATGTCCCCGCGACCTTCGGCAATGAAAAACAGGACCCTGATTTCCTCCGCACCGCGATCCCAGGGACGCGCACCTGCCGTCGCCAGAACCGTGGTCTCGACCTCTCCGCTGGGAAGGATGTCATAGCCGTCGAGCGAGGCCAGTGGGGTTTCCGACTCGATCAGTTCCGCTCCGGTTTCACCGTATCGGCCGAACATCGGCAGTGCCTTCCCATGACGGTCCACCGCGCGATTGTCCCGGCCGTACCATGCAAGGTCACCGACACCGCCCAGCATCAGGAACGGAAGTCCAGGGTCGGTATCGTTACCGCCGCGCATCACGTTGCCCACCGCGGTGATCTCCCCGGTCACCGGCTCATGCCCGGCCCATTCGAGATCCATGAGATTGTAGTGAACCGCACGATACTGCGGATTGTAGATCAAATTGTTGACCATGAGCACTTGCCCGCCACCTTTGACGAGCGGGCTGCGCTCCACATTGTGCGCCCAGATATTGCGATCGAAAACGATACCGGTTGCGTTGTCGTGAATGAGCGACCCTTTGGAATGCTCACCCTTCGGATGGCTGGAGTCGGCAAGGCCTTCTGCCGCGAGATTGAGCCGGAAGATGATGTCGTGGCTCGTTCCAGCGCGCCATTCTTCGACTGTCGAACCGGTGAAGCGCGGTCCCGATGCGGACATATTTTCGTCGATCGCCCACATGAAGGTGCAATTTTCGATGACCACGCGGGCGGCGGAGGCGGTCGAAAATGCGTCCGCTTCCCAGCCGCTGCGTTTCGGCTGGCCGTCCGCACCGGTGATGACCCGCAGATGCTGCAGCTTCACATCGTGCGTTTTCACGTCGATGCCGCCGCGAAGAAGCGTGATGCCAGGCGACGGGGCGGTCTGGCCTGCGATGGTGACATGGGGTTCGGTAATCGTGAGGCTGGAGCGTTCCAGATCGATTGCGCCGCCCACTTCGAAGACGATGATGCGTTTCCCCGATTCAGAAAGGGCGGCGGCTAGGCTGCCGGGGCCATCCTTGGCGAGCGTAGTCACCCTTACGATACGGCCCCCCTTGCCACCCTCGGTCGGGTCGGCGGGGTGCGCAAAAACCTGTTGTGGAGCAGAAACAATCATCAGTGCCAATGCGGCCCAAACTGCAAGAAAACCACGCATTTCCTTTACTCTCCCGTTTTATTTTCTTGTTTCTTGACAGAACGGGGATAGCGTG
This is a stretch of genomic DNA from Erythrobacteraceae bacterium WH01K. It encodes these proteins:
- a CDS encoding pectate lyase produces the protein MIVSAPQQVFAHPADPTEGGKGGRIVRVTTLAKDGPGSLAAALSESGKRIIVFEVGGAIDLERSSLTITEPHVTIAGQTAPSPGITLLRGGIDVKTHDVKLQHLRVITGADGQPKRSGWEADAFSTASAARVVIENCTFMWAIDENMSASGPRFTGSTVEEWRAGTSHDIIFRLNLAAEGLADSSHPKGEHSKGSLIHDNATGIVFDRNIWAHNVERSPLVKGGGQVLMVNNLIYNPQYRAVHYNLMDLEWAGHEPVTGEITAVGNVMRGGNDTDPGLPFLMLGGVGDLAWYGRDNRAVDRHGKALPMFGRYGETGAELIESETPLASLDGYDILPSGEVETTVLATAGARPWDRGAEEIRVLFFIAEGRGDIIDDESEVGGYPQIESSAASFEESAWNLATMTPKSRIYPGQKAGAQEHLSPRDRMMRAGGK
- a CDS encoding carboxylesterase family protein — translated: MSGAEGVDRRTLIGAALAGGILAAVPGLAQDAAMPLSAEPVDAPDGRYDARSAGRAWSYPLIRYARAERFRAPVPVRSAEQLSGKWSDIPACPQQSETYSHEAEDCLFLNVWAPGTTSEARPVMVYFHGGAYSNGSVGDPVNDGARLAERGDVVVVTVNHRLNALGYLYLPDRFPDSGNNGQLDLICALQWIQRNIAAFGGDPDNVTVFGQSGGGAKIATLMAMPAAAGLFAKAITMSGQQVTASGPLNAAKRTAAFLEALGEGIDPAMVPVDYLIAALSATDPVLGGGLYMGPVLDMRNLHRHPFWPDAPPQSHHIPMMLGNTVMETRAFYSPERPPVAGLTMENLAERIAPQMRVDIEPNWVVGQFRARYPEAAALELFHRIVTAARSWRGQVEEAEARAGAGSPSADRTWVYQLDFEQAKHTDDIALSFGTVSAPTPAQQVMSDALMDAFVRFARSGDPGWPTYDVARRQTMVFDTVSRVENDPRSWERELFARVPYIQPGS
- a CDS encoding RpiB/LacA/LacB family sugar-phosphate isomerase, which gives rise to MKVALIVENSQAAKAEIIHDALSSVAGSFGHEVHHYGMYSAEDDASLTYVMNGLLAGILLNSRAADFVVTGCGTGMGSMLACNAMPGVFCGLVIDPTDAFLFSQINDGNCMSMPYAKGFGWAAELNLQDCYRKIFENEGGAGYPKERAEVMAKNRGILKDLKAASCNDMLTVLKNVDQDLLKAAVAGEKFSELFYANSQNDEISEYLRGVTG
- a CDS encoding sugar kinase, with the translated sequence MSATAGHKSVVCFGEMLLRLSPHSGTPLTRADALALHAGGAEANVAIALAGLGQSARMVTALPDNALGRRARAALGEAGVDTAHCMNGEGRLGLYFFEPPTGPIGGRVSYDRAASAFVNASPDDFDWSAILDGAGLLHLSGITPALGPSGVALARAAIAAAREHDVPICFDGNYRSNLWEAWDVDPREILTELVSEATILIGNHRDISLLLGHEFSGEGPDRRREAAAAAFSAFGKLQTIASTARHVDSATAQRLASRIDLRESHWQTEEVRIDPVIDRIGTGDAFAAGALMRWLEGGSAQDMAKTGLSLAVMKHGIVGDNLSVSRAELDAFDPAGADVRR
- a CDS encoding LacI family DNA-binding transcriptional regulator, with amino-acid sequence MARQGKAPTINDVARTAGVSKKTVSRVINRSPLIKQDTREKIEAVIAQLGYVPNPQARALALRRNFLIGLLHDNPNAQTVLNFQEGVLDAIRDTEFALVVRPVDRHSPEMLDDIRNFLEQQRLYGVLLLPPISENDDLAALCEEMGCAYVRMGSAALDDASHMVASNDREMVESAVDYLVAQGHRQIAIIQGPKGFRSAFERREGFLNAMRRHGLDVPGGYIAEGTYRFDSGIAAAEHLLSQGPRPTAIFSSNDEMAAGAMHAARVREISVPDDLSIIGFDDSPIAAHIWPPMTTVSWPIREMAKAAALKIIDPSNDEASRAIFPARLVHRSSVTSIVKE
- a CDS encoding cupin domain-containing protein, with product MVVVTEGDVMKREAPPHGAIGMSTAYRISDAAPQPRTMEFRRRVLDIGAAVGAHPISHDEVYYVTSGTGVVISHGIEAELTSGMAAYLYENAVVGIRQTGDEPLSIIIAYPVSR
- the kduD gene encoding 2-dehydro-3-deoxy-D-gluconate 5-dehydrogenase KduD, with amino-acid sequence MTSSPFDLTGRTAIVTGANTGIGQGIAVALAKAGAGIALVGRSAATETEKMVEGAGRKAIQIEADLSSIAPVAEVVAETIAELGRVDILVNNAGIIRREDALEFSEQDWDAVLDTNLKSLFFLTQAVARHMVGWSSQHGDRGKIVNIASMLTFQGGVRVPSYTASKSGVGGLTKLLANEWAPKGINVNAIAPGYIATNNTAALQADELRNRQIMERIPEGRWGEPADIGGAAVFLSSKAADYIQGHILAVDGGWLAR